DNA from Rhipicephalus microplus isolate Deutch F79 chromosome 5, USDA_Rmic, whole genome shotgun sequence:
CACAGGTAATAGTTATTCTGCTACATATgacacagtcgtccgcaaataaacaaaattatgaGGAAATATTATTGAGTAAGTCATTTACATAAATTAATAACACAAAAGGACCCAGAACGGACCCCTGAGAAACGCTGGATTCAACAGGGGTCATTACACAACTTATACACGCACGCGCACCTGTGCGCCGGTGGGGGTGCTGCGGGAACCACTTCGGGCATCGTCTTGCGCTCCGACGTCGACTTCTTAGTGGCCGAGCCGAAAGAGTTGCCAGAGTCGGGCGACTGCTGGTGGTAGCGCATCATCACTTCGCTGAAGCTAAGCTCCGGGGAGGTGTCTTTCGGCTCGGGCGGCACCTGCATTTCGCAGCCAGAATGCATGCGACACGTCTGCTCAGCCGCGACAACAGCAGATAGCGTCAACATCGACACAACTACATGTCCTTATCAACCGGTCATTGGTGTTACAACTAGAGCGTATCACTAACTTCGGCCAGCTTCTGCCcgacagaccgaccgaccgaccaaccgaaaGACCATGCGACCGTCTGCATGCGCTAGACAGGAAAGCTATATGGACCCTTCGGGCGAGAAGTATACATCTTTCCTTGATCTGAATATAATGTACGTTTACAAATAGAGTACGTGCGCGTAGTTATTAGGAGAATTATGAACCTGTATGCAAATGTGCTTTAAGACCAAAGTGTCACTCGCCCAACCAGCGTCAGAGGGCTCCCTTTGGTGGCTGCAGCTGTATAGTGCAAAATTGTGAGTATTTGCTCGTCACGTATGACCCGCCGAaatgagaagcttttttttttcagtcttaaGAGTGAAATTCTACAGTCTTGACGCGAGGCCCAGCCAAAGCGAAGTCTATACGCAGCCGTGGCCTCGGATTAGCGAGTAAGAATGCCGCATGTTTCAATCGAGCGCCCCAATGAAAATGTATCGGACAATTATGTGTATTCACCTTTCGTAATCAAGTACTGACAATGATCCATCAATATTTGTTGAGCGGTAGCGATTAACACCATACTCAGAATTAACCAGGCTGCAACCTACGTGGCACTGTATTGCGTTTTTCATATAATCACGGCAAATTTCGAAAGCCGCGCAATAGAAGGCATGTGCAGGCCGATAATGGGAACGATATATTACATTCGATCGGGTTAATCATGTATACCATAGGACCTGAGAGTTCCTTAATTGAGGCATCAATCATACGGACCCGTGAGGCGCGTTCTTGATGTCGGCGTCACCGTCATGCTGCGTATACAAAGTCTAAATCGATAACATCGCTCGACGCTTCGTATCTTCTCAACACACATCAGTAGGCGGATCTCACCGCTGTAAAACTATGCTCTCACCACTTCGTGTTACTTCGTATTTAGGTAACATGTAGGCAGCGCGAAAACCAGAGCGGCCGTGTTAGCGTTTTGCAGTTACGAGAGATCGGATCCCCAGGGAGTTAGCTACTCATATTCGTATAGCATTGCAATCTGTAGCTATTGTATTCATTCCTCCACAGACATGTGCACaaacggtgggggggggggggtgtaggggTTTCGCCCTCCCTAGTCACCTAAGGGGTGGGGGCGCGAAGTCAGCCGTTACATAATCACGGGGATGGGGCGCAATGTCAGCCGCAGACATGGATGAACCGGGGGCGCTGCGAAGAACCTCCgcttccccccccctcccctcctcctctGAAAGGGAGCCCTACACACGCCTAtaagcaacgccgactaaatttcaaggccgaaaggctgccgcagtgacgtcagaggttggggcccagttgcccaactgagcatgctcagtaagacttttttttttcacatcttttattcggcccaatcaagccgcagcagctgcgagagcgggagcgtttgttctcttaaaacgtgaacgaaacacaggctttccgccgcgttcgcggcgtagctgggcccccaccctctgacgtcactgcggcagcctttcggccttgaaatttagtcggcgttgctatAAGCTGAACTGTGACACTTTTTGTCGAGCAGTACAGTGTACTGTCGGCATGCAGTGCACACACACCGAGTACTTCCTCGGCGCTCCCCGAAAGATCCGCTTGAAGAACCCGCTGGACACGCTTCTGGCGGGTCTACCGTCGCGCGTCGCGTAAAGCCGCTGACTGGCCTGGCGGGCACTGCCGCCATCACGGAGGATCCTGCCGCGCGCTGCCGAGCTGCTGGGACCCTGCGCCCGGCTGTTGGCCGAACGGCGCTGCAGGGTGTCCGGAGGGCTGTCCAGAGTGTAACGGCCACTCCAGGTGTCCATCCGACTGTCAGGCAGCAGCGGAAACATGATCTCGGTCTCCGGAAACGCGTCCCTGGCCGTGGGTGCCCGACGCTGAAGGAAGTTGCCCAGCGGTCGCTGGCGCAAAGCGGATCGCGGCAGCACGCCGCCACCAGCACCGTACCATGAGCAGCCGGCGCTCTGGGAATCCTCCTGCGGAAGTTCGCATTgtcgacatcatcatcatcaccatcatcatcatcatcatcagcctgactacgttcactgcaggacaaaggcctctcccatgttccgccagttaacccggtcgtgtgcttgcagctgccaatttatacccgcaaacttcttaatctcatctgcccacctaaccttctgtctccccctaacccgcttgccttctctgggaattcagttagttacccttaatgaccagcggctatcctgtctacgcgctacatgcccggcttatgtccatttcctcttcttgatttcaactatgatatccttaacccccgtttgttccctaatccactctgctctcttcttgtttcttaaggttacacctaccatttttccttccattgctcgctgcgtcgtcctgaatttaagcttaaccatctttgtaagtctccaggtttctgctccgtagctaagtaccggcaagatacagctgttatataccttcctcttgagggatagtggcaatctacctgtcataatttgagagtgcttgccaaatgtgctccaccccattcttattcttctagttacttcaatctcgtggttcggctccgcggttattacctgccctaagtagactgttaagtttggcctggaaattcgtctgggcagacgccattgtgcgtaagccggtccactggggaggctctcaatcccttcggcacccagtctgccagacgctgtcgaagatttgagtaattacccagacaatgcggcaagcaaaagcgagttcccgtctttcaaatgcggacccttttgtcgtcccttcaagcagcagcggtgcctgatgacctcggtgattcatctggcgacggggaagctgttgtgaccggcgccagagctgacaggagagcggcgctccttttaatccccaatcaagtagacgaccggccggctgcctatgcccgccaggcattgtccctgctagccggaggatgagacgtcgtgtcgccacgacgccacgacgagagaggacaacaaagacagcatcttcctggaagagaccgcggcggccaccgcaaatcaccccgccaattaggcgagctgtgcggcagaccctttgatgtacgctgtcaggatcgtgggaactctcgactagcggcacacacacgacgaggaagagccctgctggcgccaccttgcagtgcagtgttcacgactcaatattggacgttcacgtggaccgtgcatgctcgtccccctcacctgttgtgtgtgtgtgattggtgttccactcggagaggaggagcccgacagggcttaaaacgacgccgcagagtgctggacgtcgctctgaaccatgtaacggttcaaccatcacgctcgtggtttgtgaaaccactaacctttctttgctgtaaatatgtgtaaatagtgccataaaccagttttgttttcgtatcctcttcttgtcggcgttcagttcctccacccggttacaccacgctaccacaggagaccgggtagtcccccatccccaacaactggtggcagcggtgggatgccatcatctgCAACTTCCTCCTTCCGACCCATAAcaagacatagtcttttacaacttgaagtgtactattacctatctcgaagcgctgctcttttccgaggttgttgtacattactttcgttttctgttaATTAATTAATTGTCGACATAGAAAGAACTGAACAATAGACCATggtgcgacaaaaaaaaagaaagaaagagaacgtCTGTATTCAGAAATGTTCGGAAGAGCAGAAGCGTTGATGCCTTCTTCCTCAGAAGAACGCGGTGACACAGATCGTGTTCCCAACTTCATTTTCCTCCGTCGTATTTACATCGTTTAATCGTAACGTCATAAGCCTGTCACCGACAGAAAACCAGTAGTTGGAAGAGAACACACAGGGTCCCTCAAGCATTCGCTTGATGAAGACACAAATAAGTATAGTCACATGGAAAAGTGTCTGTGAACACGATGCCAAATCGTTTCTGTTCATGAAAGCTAATAGGGCTCGATGAGCCTATACATTCACGCCGAGGAGCGCATTCTCTCGGTACATACATATtgtaacaagcgtgttcttcggaggagtttcagcaagaaactcgccagggcaagccAGGCAGCTACAGCACAGAAAACAGGAAGCCCATAGCGCGACACACGAACGTCGTCGTCTCTTCTCTCACTGGCACAGAGCTATAGCGCCGATGTGCACCGGTACAATATATATGTTGCAGGCAAGAAA
Protein-coding regions in this window:
- the LOC142817788 gene encoding uncharacterized protein LOC142817788; amino-acid sequence: MLCSATDSQAKLLPSDMNEDSQSAGCSWYGAGGGVLPRSALRQRPLGNFLQRRAPTARDAFPETEIMFPLLPDSRMDTWSGRYTLDSPPDTLQRRSANSRAQGPSSSAARGRILRDGGSARQASQRLYATRDGRPARSVSSGFFKRIFRGAPRKYSVPPEPKDTSPELSFSEVMMRYHQQSPDSGNSFGSATKKSTSERKTMPEVVPAAPPPAHRKKRFTAHERKMVFVKILQDALSNPDACPNSALMVTPDVESGWFLVSYHVWVKHDHQPLKDAVAAKRFPKQGATYFVHGGTGTL